GACATTGGAGAGGTTTTCAGTAAGAAACGagctctttctctgcctccacaTCGTCCCTATGACCGTGCAATTGATCTCCTCCCAGGTGCTCCCCTGCCCTCTAGTCGACTGTATAACCTCTCCCGTCCTGAGAGAGAGACTATGGAGAAATACATCCACGACTCTTTGGCTGCAGGTATAatccgtccctcctcctcccctctgggTGCTGGTTTCTTCTTTGTGTCCAAGAAAGATAACTCTCTGCGACCGTGTATTGACTTCCGTGGACTTAACAGCATCACCATTAAGAACAAATATCCATTGCCTTTGATCAGTTCTGCTTTTGAGCCTTCACAGGGAGCCACCATCTTCTCCAAACTGGACCTACGGAACGCTTACCATCTCGTCAGGATCAGAGAAGGAGACGAATGGAAGACAGCTTTCAACACCCCCTTAGGCCACTTTGAATACTTGGTAATGCCTTTTGGTCTCACTAATGCTCCAGCTGTCTTCCAGGCCCTAGTTAATGATGTCCTCCGTGATTTCCTCAACCGCTCTGTGTTTGTCTATCTGGATGATATTCTCATCTTCTCCAGGAGTACAGAGGAACATGTCCAGCATGTCAGACAAGTCCTTCAGAGACTTTTGGacaacaaactgtttgtgaAGGCTGAGAAGTGTGAGTTTCATGTGACATCAGTGGCTTTCCTGGGATACATTCTGGAGAGTGGGCAAGTGAAGACAGACCCAGCCAAGACACAGGCCGTTGTGGAGTGGCCCAGACCAACTTCCCGTAAGCAGCTTCAACAATTCCTTGGTTTTGCTAATTTCTATCGCAGATTCATCAGAGATTACAGTCGTATTGCTGCACCCCTTACCAGGCTCACTTCCCCTTCACTCCCCTTTTCCTGGACTCCAGAAGCTGAAGCTGCTTTTGGTGATCTGAAGAAGCGTTTCACCTCTGCACCAGTCCTCATTCACCCTGATCCTTCTCGCCAGTTCGTGGTGGAGGTTGATGCTTCTGATACAGGGGTTGGAGCTGTTCTCTCTCAGCGTGCTGCTTCTGATCAGAAGCTACATCCCTGTGCTTTCTTCTCCTGTCGGCTGTCACCTGCTGAGCGAAACTATGATATTGGTAACCGTGAACTTCTTGCTGTGAAATTGGCCTTGGAAGAATGGAGACACTGGTTGGAGGGAGCAGAGCAGCCATTTATTGTCTGGACCGATCATAAGAATCTGTCCTATATTCAAACGGCAAGACGCCTCAACTCCCGTCAAGCCCGGTGGACTTTGTTCTTTGGTCGATTCAACTTCACTTTAACCTATCGTCCTGGATCCAGTAACATCAAACCTGATGCGCTCTCCCGCCAATTTGGCTCCGAGGAAGCTCCCTTAGCCCCATCCACCATTCTTCCTCCATCCTGTGTGGTAGCAGCTGTAACCTGGGAGATTGAGGATGTCGTAAAAAGGGCCCAGCAACTCCAACCAGACCCTGGCACAGGTCCAGCTAACCGCCTCTTTGTCCCGGACGTGGTGCGGTCTCAAGTCCTCCAGTGGGCCCATGAGTCCCGGTTTGCCTGTCATCCTGGGATGAGCCGCACCCAGTCTCTCCTGAAACGGCATTTTTGGTGGCCCACTATGGTTACAGACTCTCAGGcatttgtttctgcttgttCTGTGTGTGCTAGGGGGAAGGCATCGAACAAACCACCTGCTGGCCTGCTGCGCCCCTTACCTGTTCCAGGTCGACCTTGGTCCCACATTGCAGTGGATTTTGTTACTGGACTACCCTCCTCACAAGGTAACACAGTCGTTCTTACCATTGTGGATCGTTTCTCTAAGGCTGTGCATTTTGTGGCGCTTCCTAAACTCCCCTCTGCCCTTGAGACAGCTGAACTCCTGGTGCTTCACGTGTTTCGGCTTCATGGAATTCCCTTGGATATTGTGTCTGACCGTGGTCCTCAGTTCACCTCTCAGGTTTGGAAGGCATTCTGTCAGGCCCTTGGAGCTTCAGTAAGTTTGTCGTCTGGTTTTCATCCTCAGACCAATGGGCAAACAGAGCGGGCCAACCAAGACTTGGAGGCAGCTCTTCGTTGTATGTCTGCCAGGAACCCCTCCAACTGGAGTGTCCATCTTCCCTGGATAGAATATGCCCACAACTCCCTGACAAGCACTGCCACAGGTATGACCCCTTTTGAATGCTCTCTCGGTTACTTACCACCTCTGTTTCCTGCCCAGGAAGCTGAGGTTGCTGTCCCTTCAGTTCAGGCCCATCTTCGCCGCTGTCGTAGGATCTGGAGGGATTCCCGCTCTGCTCTGCACCGTTCTGGTGACCGCAATCGCCGCTACGCCGACCGTCTTCGGACACCAGCCCCCAAGTACCAACCAGGTCAGAAAGTTTGGCTGTGTTCGAAGGACATTCCTCTGAAGACTGTTTCTAGGAAGCTCTCCCCTCGGTACATTGGTCCCTATGAGATTGTCAGTATCATCAATCCATCCGTTGTGAAGCTCAAGCTGCCACGGTCTATGAGAATCCATCCCACTTTCCATGTGTCCCTGTTGAAACCTGTCTCTGCCAGTCCATTATGCCCTCCAGCCATTCCCCCTCCACCCGCCCGGATCGTGGATGACCATCCTGCCTTTACAGTCCGGCGGCTGCTGGACGTGCGTCACAGGGGCCGCGGCTATCAGTACTTGGTTGACTGGGAGGGATATGGTCCTGAGGAAAGGAGCTGGATCTCTCGTCAGCTTATTCTTGATCCCTCTCTCATCCGGGACTTCTATCAGGAGCATCCTGACAAGCCTGGTAGACCACCAGGAGGTGGCCATTAAGGGGGGGGTACTGTCATGATGGCAGTCATGACTCTGTTTTTTCCCagtgtttccccttgttttccccatccttgtgtttcttgtgtttacCTGTGGGTCTCTCCTTGTggtccctgtgtttgtgtgttgtgggCGTGGCATACCTTCCTGGTCTCTGCTGGATAATCACCAGATCAAGCACACCTGTTGTTCATCAGCTCACCTGCCATCCATCAGTTCATCACCTCACCAGCATATAAACCCTGGCTTTTCACCCACACTTCGTCAGATCGTTTGTTCAGCTACCTTGGTAGTAACGTTCAGGCCTCCCAGTATTCGTACTCCTCGTGTCTTTGCAATCTGTTCTTAGCCTAGCCTGTGCTAACTTCTGATTCTTGTGCTCAGgtccaccaccatctccaccACTGGCTTGCCTGCTCTCCACCAACCATCTCCGACGACCTGTCCTCCGTGCCCACACCATTCCCTCAGCTACCTCACCGGACCACTCCTGCCAAATTATAATAAATTCCCTTGTTTGTCAAACTCCGTCTGAGTCTGCATCTTGGGTCACTTCCCTCGCAAACATGACAGTTATGTTGATACGACCCGGGGCTGCAGCGCTGACAGCAGCGCTCCGGGTCTGCTCCCCGAGCTCTGTACCACCATACCACCATACACGCAAACAGAGAACGGACAATAAAGGATAGTGCTTGGAGAGAAGTCAGAAAGGAAGTTGGACTACCTGCTAAGTTATGAAAATATGTGTCTGTTACTTGATTACACTGGTCTGTTGTACTTTACTATGAACCACAGTAACACAATCACAGCTGACTTTCCCCACATACTGGCTTGTTGAGTTTACTTGCTTCCACTCAAAGGAGTCATTGTAGGAATAGTGATATTCACACGACCTGAGTTTATAGGGGAGACAGTGAGTGTAAAAATTACATTCATGTGTCCTTCATTTCCATAACTCTGCCTCATATAGAGTCATACAGAATGTGGTAGTAACATATATTGCATCCTTTAATATAGCCTACATTGGCTTTAGGTGATGAACAAGATTTGTAAACCATATTCACAGTATAAACAACAACTTCTTGATGGAGTTTCACCTGAAAGATTCTTTTGTAGACGTGCACCATTGGGATGTTTCAGAATAGCAAAAATCATATATATGTGTCTTGTCAtctcatgtcatgtcattgtccatagccgcttatccctttccaaggggtcgcggggtgttgctgctgtcgccaatcccagccttgtctcagggcaagggcagggtactccctggacaattcgccagctcatcacagggccctcactgatgagcaatgtggggttcatTATttcgctcaaggacacttcgacatgcagctcagccctgcccagagccgggatttgaaccaatgaccttccaatcactagtcgacctgctctcCCTATCATACAAGCCTGtggttcagcagcagccagtgacACAGTGAGAACTGTATGGAAATGGTCTCCTAAGGCCATGGAATCACTGCAATGCACTGCAATGTGTCCCGGAAGCCACTGACTGGGATGCACTGTACGAGCGACCAAAAGGCCCTACTCAACAAGAAAAAGAGGGCCTTTAGGTCAGGCAACCGAGCAGAGCTCAAgcgtgttaaaaaaaaaacagcatcagggAGAGTAAGGACTATTATAGAAGGAAACTGGAATACAAACTGGAGAACAATAACACCAGGGACGTATGGAGTGGGATGAGAGAGATAACCAGCTTccagaggagaggtggaggaacagCTGAGGGAAATTAACAATAAGCAAACAAGTTCAACCTGTTTTTCCAACAGGTTTGATTCCAGCTCCCCCACCACCAGCTGCCCCCCTGCTGGTCCTCCGAGCAACCACTTCTGGATACAAGACCACTAGTGTGCCCATCACAGGACCCCCTACAGTTTGCATATCAGCCCCATGTTGATGACGCAATAATCTACATACTACAGGAAGCCTACTCCTCGCTGGATAGACCGAACACCGCTGTCTGCGTCAAGTTCTTCGACTTCTCCAGTGCCTTtaacaccatccagcccagGCTGCTGAAGTCCAAACTTGAGAACATGCATGTGGACTCTCCCCTTGTCACATGGGTCGATGACTATCTGACGGGCAGACCGCAGTTTGTGAGATTACAAAACTGTGTATCTGACCGTCTGATCAGCAACATTGGCGCCCCCCAGGGAACTGTGCTGTCTCCTTCCCCTTCACCACATAAACTGCAGACTTTAAGTACCGCAGTGTCATCTGCAGAAATTCTGTGATGATGGGGGTGGGAGCGAGGATGACTACAGAGCCCCCAACCGGTCCAGTTTGCATTGATGAGACACTGACATTGTGGATACACACAAATACCTGGGTGTGGTGCTGGACAATAAACTGGAGTGGActacaaacacagaggcagtcTACAAATAAGGCCTGAGCCGGCTTTACTTCctgaggaggctcaggtccTTTAGTGTCTGCAACAGGATGCTCCAGATGTTCTATCTGTCTGTTGTTGCAAGCACCATCTTCTTCACTGTGGTGTCCTGGGGTGGAGGCATCATAGAATAAACTCATTAAGAAGGCAGGGTCTTTTGTTGGCTCTGAGGTTGTCACCCTGGAGGAAGTGGTAGAGGACAGGATGCTGGCAAAACTGCTGGCAATCATGGACCATCCCTCTCACCCGtccacaaacagacaaattagCAACAGACTAATTCAACCCCGCTGCCAAAAGGAACGTCACAGGAAATCATTCCAACCTGGTGCCACCAGACTATACAGCACGCACATAACAAAACAGGCAGACTCCTCTAGAGAGAAGTCCATGAGAGGGTTGTTATCTGCAAATGTCATAAGCTTGACAGACTGATGCGTGCAGGTGTAGCTTTTGGCGTACATGTAGAGGAGCAGAGAGTGAGGGATGCAGCCTTCAGGAGGAACCTGTGCTGACAGGTTCGGagaaacacacaagacacattttCCCAGCTTCAAATGCTGCATCCTGTCAGAAAGAGAAAGTTGGTGATGGGTCAGGCACAGGTTCCTGAGGAGTCTAAGTGCTGATGAATGAAGTGGAATATGTGGCTCTGTTGGCAACCTGCTGGGGGTTAAGGATTATGCCAGTGATCAGGTGGGACAACAAAAGGTGGTTAATAGCTTTTTTTCAAAGAGGTCAGTGTGATTAGTCTGTGGTCATTAAGTCCCGTGATCCTTGTTTTTTATTGATGAGGATGATGGTGGACACCTTAAAGCAGGaggcataataataataatgacaacaacTCAAGGTTCTGCATATATGTGGGAGCCTGTCCTGGGCTTTGCAGGGCACCCCAGACAGAACTCCATCAAAACAATCCAGACAGCACGTAACTCCAGATCTGCTCAAGGACACTAGCCCACCAAGTTTACAGGACAGAGACTTACTAAATTCAGGCATTATTAGAGAGTCCCTctgtaataaacacattaataaattGTTTTGTAAATATGAACTATGTGAGACCTCCAGGACAGACAGAATGTCATCAAAGATTGTGGTTTCCTtaaacatcacaacattttcATGGCAATGTTTAATCAGCgaaacaaaacactcacaaaacTATATGAGAACCACTGGTAAAGTGCTGCTCCATCATAGATGCTGTGATATTGATCAGggcactgaggaggaggaggtggctgtAGATAAATTACATCACTCATGAATAATTTGTCAATGCTGACAAGTGATTGTCCCATGTGAGGCAATGTGAGGACAGAGCACATAAACAACATGAAGGCAGGCAAGCCCTGCAGTTCAGATCTGCCTACACAACATGgatcatttcagattttgtatTTGAACTCAGTGACATTCTCTGCTCTGGAGATATTTTCCCATTTGCAGACATACAGTGTGGGTAAGatttcttttgcttttgctgcCAATTACATCAAgagtttgtcattttcaatcTTCTTCACTGCTTCATTAAGATGCCAAATGCAACTCCAGTTCAAACCAACATCACTGTTACACAGGTGTTTTGCTTTTGAGAAAGCAATGCTTTCACCCGTCTACAGAGCCAGGCTATGTCTCTCTTCAATAATTGGATCATGTTATCACCACATTAAGGAGTAACCTGGTGTATTCTGAGATTTCCTGTGAAATGAAGAGGCATCCCTGCAAAGTTGATGGATCTTCACCATCATAAGAACACAAACCTAATAcagtgcattgtgttttttgtgctccAATTAAATTGACAGGTTAATATTTTTGGTTCATTAAATGTTTGCCTAAAATGTATGCAAACCAGTCTCAGACTAACTCCACTGGTGGACTGCAGTATCAGGGGTTACTGGAAAGGGTGATGTTTTCCATTCTGACTACAGtgccatgttgtgtttttctctatATCAATGGGACCATGTTGTTCACCTTGAGGAGTAAATCTGTGTTTCGTGACACCTCCCGTTACATTCTTCTTTATAACCTCCTTTTAGCAGACACTGTACTGTTGGTACATGGCCAGGTAATGTACATATTGGCTGCTTCTAAAGTAACACTGACATATcctgtgtgtggtgttttcACCATGCTCGCAAACCTCACAACTGAGATTTCTCCTCTCACATTGGTGGTGATGTCTCTGGAAAGATATGTAGCTGTGTGTTACCCACTGAGACATGCaagcatcatcaccatcagaaACACAGGGGCTGCTATTATTCTGGTTTGGACTTTCAGTGCATTAAGTGTTCTCCCTCAAGTTTTTTTGCTGCTAAATTTCCAATTTGAAGAACTGCAGAGCCTGCAGATGAAACGTTTTTGTGGCAAAGAAAGCATGTTGCTTGACCCACTGTCTGAACTTTATGACAAATACTTCACTTATTGTCTGTTTCTAACAACCGGTGTGGCAGTCAGTTGCTCCTATATTGGTGTGATTATAGCAGCCAGGTCAGCCTCCACAGACAAAGCTTCAGCCCGAAAGGTGAGAAAtacactgctgctgcatctggttCAGGTGGGCCTCAGTCTCTCCTCAACTATACACAACCCAATGCTCATAGCTATCTCAAAGGTCCTAGACAGAATAATATTGGTGTACATCCagattgttttttatgtgtgttttatcatcTTCCCGAGATGTCTGACTTC
This sequence is a window from Acanthopagrus latus isolate v.2019 chromosome 13, fAcaLat1.1, whole genome shotgun sequence. Protein-coding genes within it:
- the LOC119031650 gene encoding odorant receptor 131-2-like; the encoded protein is MYANQSQTNSTGGLQYQGLLERVMFSILTTVPCCVFLYINGTMLFTLRSKSVFRDTSRYILLYNLLLADTVLLVHGQVMYILAASKVTLTYPVCGVFTMLANLTTEISPLTLVVMSLERYVAVCYPLRHASIITIRNTGAAIILVWTFSALSVLPQVFLLLNFQFEELQSLQMKRFCGKESMLLDPLSELYDKYFTYCLFLTTGVAVSCSYIGVIIAARSASTDKASARKVRNTLLLHLVQVGLSLSSTIHNPMLIAISKVLDRIILVYIQIVFYVCFIIFPRCLTSLIYGIRDQTIRPVLMYNLCCQCRGSLSVTL